AGTTGCCACTTCACAGATCCAATATGTTTAATTCTAGACTAAACCTCAATAAAGGACGAATTCACTTGGTCAAAAGTGTTATGGATGCTTCATACCCATGATATGTAAGTGATGCGTGTTGTTTTTTATAGGAGCTTCTATTTTTGCTTcaaattttacattaattagagaaaaatattcataattataTCTAATTTACTATCATAAGAGAAAGATAGCAAAGTGGATGATAGGATAAAGGGGAAACAAAttgagaaaaaagaataaaaaagtaaaatcaaaattttaaaaatgttgaataatttatttatattattataatttttaatatataataatcatttAATCTAAATCattcatcactattttttaATGGTTAAGATAAAAGATTCTATTTGAACCACTAAGATCCAAATATACTTTCACTACCATAGAACCAGCCATGAATGAGATGAAGTTTAAGTTTTCACTTTTGACACCGCTAATATAAACTCTATAATAAACATTAGTattgtttttaactttttatattaaataagtaGTTTAAATGACTTAAAATCAAATGAatactttcaaaaaattttaatgactTCACCAGTAAGAAATAAGATGATGTgagtttagaaattaaattggaCAAAATTTAGAAGAGATTAATCTTCttttctaataatataaaaaagggATACTCttgtaaataatataaaaaagaaatgacTTAAAGGTAATTTCACTTGAATTCATTATAcacattatattatataatgttAAATGAGTACTAAGGCCTAAGGGGAGTAAACATGTGTCGGTTATATTTTTGAAGAACTAAATGACTACTGAGTAGTTAatcttgtatttttaaaataaaaatgcccaaattactcaaaaaaaaaaaattgtgatgTCCGGGTAATTGTTATGTCTTCTTCCATACCATCAATGTTTTGTGACATTATGTGTAACTGCCTAACTGGAGAGGGGGAGAGTTATGCAAAGTTGTCTTAAATGATCAATCTACCAGTTTACCGAGAAGAATTTTAACTGAacgaaaaatattatgttattaaatCAAAATCTAAGTGGTGACTAAGCTTCATATTTGGGAAAACACCAAGATGCGAAGTTACATGGAGAACGATTAGATATAAAATACACCAGAAATTGCTACAAGGAACTTCGCCATTGTTTATTTAAGTTACTGAGAATTCAGCTTTAGGTAACTCTGGCTTGCAGGAGGGATCATAGCTTCAGCTGCAAGAAAACGAAACAGCCAATGCAAATCCAAAGACCTAAAAATGTTGATGGCAAGGATGTCATTTGTGCTTCCTGGCTTCCtcctttcccttctttttcttcttgtagaGTCTCTCAAGAACACCCTTGGCCTCGCAATGAGGAAAATTTGACAAATCATAGTAGTGTGGTGCTATATCAACCAACCTGATTCACGTATCAATGATGTCATCATGAAATTCGGGTTGATATTAACATGTTATACATGAAAAACACGTACGACTTTACCAGCATGACGGAATAAAACATCAAAATCCACATGCAAAGAGGAAAAAATCTTACCACCCCCCACGAATGTCCGTCACAGTGCGAATAAAATTTCGACTAGTAAGAACATATTCATTATAGATAACCCATTCAGGTTTGTGGTCAAGACAAGTTGATGGATGCAAATGCACCACCTACAAAAGAGGATCATCATTAGAAaccaaataaatataatactacATGCCTAACATTCTGACACACTACATATTTTGGtgatacaaataaaatatggaagaagatgaagagaattaGAAGCCCGTCTAAACAAACCTGATTGTCTTTCACTGTCAAGTAATGTCCTGTTCGCTCCAGATGAGCTACCTGCATGAAATATCCAGCTAGCATAGCTTTCCTTATGTTGATGTAGTAGTCACGGCTATTGAAGTCGGTGCTGCATAACTTGAGGCTAAACCGGGCCATGATACGCACTAACTGTTGTCTAACATTATCAGCTGATTTCAGTGCCCTTTGATTAACAAAGTTATCGTAGCACCAAGAGGGATCCTCATCTGAAAAGCAATTTCGAAAATAATCAATAAACTGGATATTTGAAAACATGTTAATAGCAAATATTTgagaataatttttctttttgaagaaACCAAAGCAAAGTACTTACTATTTTGCTTGTATGCATGGTAGACATTCAAGAGTGTGAGATGATCCCCATCAATGTGCCCAAACCTAGTTTTAGCTTCATCAGCAGCTTTTTGTGCTTCCCTAGGCCGGACAAAGCAATTGGGGGctaaagaaagaaattgattatcACAGAGGAGGCCACGGTAGGTCAGCAGATGCATAGAGGCGAGACCAGAGCATTTGCTTCACGAGAGAAGAAACTATCTACATCAGCACTTAGTCATAAACCCTGAGGTTCATGCTACCTGGAGGCCGGTGGCATGGAACCCAGAGGAGAATAGTTGCTGATGGCAACCTAACAGGACATTCCACTGATCACACTTGTGCAACAGAGTACACATGTAAGCAGTCAAATGTCCCCTGAGATATACACAGAATTATCTCTGTGCAGATACATGCACAATTGCAATGAATCCATTTATAAATGGATTCCAGCAGAAGTACATTACCTTATTATAACAGTTGACAACAAACTGACACAATCACACAAAatcgaaaaaataaaaggaataatacCTGAAAGCATGGCACACATTGACAGAATCTCATTTGAACAGTTGAATTCGGGACTCACAATAAGCATCTTTGACATCTGTGGATCCAAGGGAAATTCACTCATAATCTCTCCCAACTTTGTTAAGGTACCATCATCGTCCAGTGCTCCCAAGTAATTCAACACTTCCAATGCACGCATCAAGGTCTCAGGGGCGGGAGGGTCCATGAAATCAAAATGCACTAAATCATCTATACCCAGTTTCTTCAAGGTAAGAACAGAGTTGGCAAGATTTGATCTCAAAATTTCGGGATAGGTCTGAGGCTGTAGATCGTTATTGAAACTTTTCTCAGTATAAAGTCTAAAACATTTCCCTGGTTGAGTTCTTCCAGCACGTCCTGATCTCTGATGCGCACTTGCTTTTGATATTGGTGACACTAATAAAGACTCAACACGAACTCGTGGGTTATAAACCTTCTGCTTAGAGAAACCAGGGTCAATAACATAGACAATGCCATCAATTGTTAAGGAGGTTTCAGCTATGTTTGTTGACACAATAATTTTCCTTCCAGGAGGTCCACCCTCCTTTAGTGGAGGTGGAGGTGGTTCAAAAATTTTCTGCTGCATAGCTGGGGGAAGAGTAGAATAGAGGGATACCACTTTCACAGGGCCCACCTGATCTCCCAAATTTGAAATTTCTTTAGATATTTTCCGACATGCATCTTCTATCTCTTCCTCTCCCGTTAGAAAAACAAGTATATCCCCAGAAGGTTCGCCCATGTGTATCTGCATCACCGTCCTAATAGCAGCCTCCAGGTAATCTCTTTCAGGTTCCTgagtataaaaaatttcaacagGATGCAGCCTTCCTGGAACTTTCATAAGAGGGGCACCACTAAAGTAGCCCTGGAACTTTTCAGCTTCTAGAGTCGCACTCATTACGACTAACTTTAAGTCATCTCTATTTTTAAGAACTTCCTTTATAAGGCCAAATAGCACATCTGTAGCCAAAGTCCTTTCATGAGCCTCATCGAGAATAATTACTTTATATTGTTCCAAGAGTGGATCTGTCATTGCTTCTCTTAAAAGCATACCATCTGTGAGATACCTACAGACAAAACATCCCACTTGAGACTAGATGCAAGAGAGGGGAAATGAGCTGAAAGAAAACAATATATATTACATAGGGCATCAGCTCTGCCTtaattatagaaattaattCTATGGTAAAATTAGACATACTTCAAAACTGTCCTTGAACTGCTGCAGTCTTCAAATCTGATACTATAACCAACCTCTTCTCCAATCATTACATCCATCTCTTCAGCCACACGCCGGGAAACAGACATTGCAGC
This portion of the Arachis duranensis cultivar V14167 chromosome 6, aradu.V14167.gnm2.J7QH, whole genome shotgun sequence genome encodes:
- the LOC107492366 gene encoding probable pre-mRNA-splicing factor ATP-dependent RNA helicase DEAH2 isoform X1, which translates into the protein MGTERNRIACLFDVVDDGTAKMSESGDGATNNNHVINRWTGRPFSQRYFEILEKRKSLPVWHQKHQFLQTLAHNQILILVGETGSGKTTQIPQFVLNAVDLETPDKCRKMMIACTQPRRVAAMSVSRRVAEEMDVMIGEEVGYSIRFEDCSSSRTVLKYLTDGMLLREAMTDPLLEQYKVIILDEAHERTLATDVLFGLIKEVLKNRDDLKLVVMSATLEAEKFQGYFSGAPLMKVPGRLHPVEIFYTQEPERDYLEAAIRTVMQIHMGEPSGDILVFLTGEEEIEDACRKISKEISNLGDQVGPVKVVSLYSTLPPAMQQKIFEPPPPPLKEGGPPGRKIIVSTNIAETSLTIDGIVYVIDPGFSKQKVYNPRVRVESLLVSPISKASAHQRSGRAGRTQPGKCFRLYTEKSFNNDLQPQTYPEILRSNLANSVLTLKKLGIDDLVHFDFMDPPAPETLMRALEVLNYLGALDDDGTLTKLGEIMSEFPLDPQMSKMLIVSPEFNCSNEILSMCAMLSAPNCFVRPREAQKAADEAKTRFGHIDGDHLTLLNVYHAYKQNNEDPSWCYDNFVNQRALKSADNVRQQLVRIMARFSLKLCSTDFNSRDYYINIRKAMLAGYFMQVAHLERTGHYLTVKDNQVVHLHPSTCLDHKPEWVIYNEYVLTSRNFIRTVTDIRGGWLVDIAPHYYDLSNFPHCEAKGVLERLYKKKKKGKEEARKHK
- the LOC107492366 gene encoding probable pre-mRNA-splicing factor ATP-dependent RNA helicase DEAH2 isoform X3 — translated: MGTERNRIACLFDVVDDGTAKMSESGDGATNNNHVINRWTGRPFSQRYFEILEKRKSLPVWHQKHQFLQTLAHNQILILVGETGSGKTTQIPQFVLNAVDLETPDKCRKMMIACTQPRRVAAMSVSRRVAEEMDVMIGEEVGYSIRFEDCSSSRTVLKYLTDGMLLREAMTDPLLEQYKVIILDEAHERTLATDVLFGLIKEVLKNRDDLKLVVMSATLEAEKFQGYFSGAPLMKVPGRLHPVEIFYTQEPERDYLEAAIRTVMQIHMGEPSGDILVFLTGEEEIEDACRKISKEISNLGDQVGPVKVVSLYSTLPPAMQQKIFEPPPPPLKEGGPPGRKIIVSTNIAETSLTIDGIVYVIDPGFSKQKVYNPRVRVESLLVSPISKASAHQRSGRAGRTQPGKCFRLYTEKSFNNDLQPQTYPEILRSNLANSVLTLKKLGIDDLVHFDFMDPPAPETLMRALEVLNYLGALDDDGTLTKLGEIMSEFPLDPQMSKMLIVSPEFNCSNEILSMCAMLSANALVSPLCIC
- the LOC107492366 gene encoding probable pre-mRNA-splicing factor ATP-dependent RNA helicase DEAH2 isoform X2; its protein translation is MEPPTTTTSSIGGPGGRFRRGTLRFWRRGRVFPFGTRNTSSCKLSPITRFSFSSVKLAVAKPRRKMMIACTQPRRVAAMSVSRRVAEEMDVMIGEEVGYSIRFEDCSSSRTVLKYLTDGMLLREAMTDPLLEQYKVIILDEAHERTLATDVLFGLIKEVLKNRDDLKLVVMSATLEAEKFQGYFSGAPLMKVPGRLHPVEIFYTQEPERDYLEAAIRTVMQIHMGEPSGDILVFLTGEEEIEDACRKISKEISNLGDQVGPVKVVSLYSTLPPAMQQKIFEPPPPPLKEGGPPGRKIIVSTNIAETSLTIDGIVYVIDPGFSKQKVYNPRVRVESLLVSPISKASAHQRSGRAGRTQPGKCFRLYTEKSFNNDLQPQTYPEILRSNLANSVLTLKKLGIDDLVHFDFMDPPAPETLMRALEVLNYLGALDDDGTLTKLGEIMSEFPLDPQMSKMLIVSPEFNCSNEILSMCAMLSAPNCFVRPREAQKAADEAKTRFGHIDGDHLTLLNVYHAYKQNNEDPSWCYDNFVNQRALKSADNVRQQLVRIMARFSLKLCSTDFNSRDYYINIRKAMLAGYFMQVAHLERTGHYLTVKDNQVVHLHPSTCLDHKPEWVIYNEYVLTSRNFIRTVTDIRGGWLVDIAPHYYDLSNFPHCEAKGVLERLYKKKKKGKEEARKHK